A window of the Tunturibacter empetritectus genome harbors these coding sequences:
- a CDS encoding dihydrodipicolinate synthase family protein — translation MSDSTHEFRSLLQQGLVIPAHPLALTEDLRLDERRQRALTRYYCDAGSGGVAVGVHTTQFGIRDSNVGLFEPVLELAMEEVRAFEHRTAKRLAKIGGICGDTRQACAEAATIRKLGYDGGLLSLAALADASNAELIEHCRAVGDNAPIIGFYLQPAVGGRPLNAAFWEKFVEIESVVAIKVASFDRYQTMEVLRTVAHSGRGDEIALYTGNDDNIVADLLTEFRFGDRTAHFVGGLLGQWAVWTSRAVELLQTVQEVKRNRARLDTVLARGAEITDANAAIFDARHEFRGCIPGIHEVLRRQGLLGNRVCLDPHESLSPGQLEEIDRVYAAYPLLNDDQFVAEHLDRWLS, via the coding sequence ATGTCGGATAGCACCCACGAATTTCGCTCTCTCCTGCAGCAGGGTCTAGTGATCCCCGCACACCCCTTGGCGCTGACAGAGGATCTGCGTCTCGATGAGCGACGCCAGAGGGCGCTGACTCGTTATTACTGCGATGCAGGCAGCGGTGGCGTAGCCGTTGGGGTTCACACGACGCAGTTTGGGATTCGGGACAGCAATGTCGGACTCTTCGAACCGGTGCTCGAACTTGCAATGGAGGAAGTGCGCGCCTTTGAACATCGCACCGCTAAACGGCTCGCCAAGATTGGCGGGATCTGTGGCGACACGCGCCAGGCATGCGCTGAAGCTGCCACGATCCGCAAACTTGGTTACGATGGCGGCCTGCTGAGCTTAGCCGCTCTCGCCGATGCCTCCAATGCGGAACTAATTGAGCATTGCCGCGCTGTCGGCGACAATGCGCCAATCATCGGCTTCTACTTACAGCCGGCTGTTGGCGGCCGTCCGCTGAATGCTGCGTTCTGGGAAAAATTTGTAGAGATCGAATCCGTCGTCGCCATCAAGGTGGCCTCCTTCGACCGGTATCAAACGATGGAGGTTTTGCGCACCGTCGCACATAGCGGCCGTGGAGACGAGATCGCCCTCTACACAGGGAACGATGACAACATTGTTGCCGACCTCCTTACCGAATTTCGCTTTGGCGATCGCACGGCCCACTTCGTCGGAGGCTTGCTGGGCCAATGGGCAGTGTGGACAAGCCGAGCCGTCGAACTGCTGCAGACTGTTCAGGAAGTGAAGCGCAACCGCGCGCGGCTCGACACTGTGCTGGCACGAGGTGCCGAGATCACCGACGCTAACGCCGCCATCTTCGATGCCCGACATGAGTTCCGCGGCTGCATCCCTGGCATTCATGAAGTTTTGCGCAGACAGGGGCTCCTCGGCAACCGCGTTTGTCTTGATCCCCACGAGTCGCTCTCGCCGGGGCAGTTGGAGGAGATCGATCGAGTCTATGCAGCGTATCCTTTGTTGAATGACGACCAATTCGTCGCAGAGCATCTGGACCGTTGGTTGTCCTAG
- a CDS encoding GH36-type glycosyl hydrolase domain-containing protein, producing the protein MKRRTFLELASLGLANTLTPRTLVTQAAPHTRPIRQDQQQTATEAYGSGHFGRWQTDAHGLPAYRYTCNQLTDPLAVLPVDKVWRSPTDHMHQVGNDRLVAIASNYGHVQVRQDEGSPKFLNDFCPEEDRYGAGIGFLADDNGFVLSTYYTGAATTFDRVFGMGYLQKRVAAHAYVVDQIIFAPYGDDPVLISQVTITNQSAQTVRPRWVEYWGCQNYQFSWRSLMESGVLPAAPTAVKRRRDFAARFSHRFRKLLGSKGLLETQTFLGRTPEEQLAWQQTQESLRAKPTGFFGGSTAPLAAGTAMEDLAPPPTFLVSLDAPADYFATSGKRFFDGSIEHPPGMTASLDNDLSVQGPESAFLLERKLVLKPGESRTLSFLYGYLPEGFSADELIARYSVEPASHWPRSCAKWKSIAPIFRTPAHPWVEREAMWSSYYLRSGLTYDSFFREHILSQGASYQYLAGLQGAARDPLQHVLPFIFTDPHLVRSVLRYTLKEIQSDGSIPYAIVGHGIPMPCVYQPSDLQLWVLWVASEYVLATRDREFLQERIPLYPRHDTRPDDPTVLDLLSRCFTYFTSTIGVGRHGLQRLFNGDWNDSIVYTHLTPEQREEVVPIGESVLNSAMAAYVLDYYAEMLDGLGHHEPATLARAKAKAQREAVSAQWHDRWYRRAWLDENLGWMGEKQMWLEPQPWAMIGGCVPKEKITALVTTIDDLVRKPSPIGAMLLSQPDPTMKDEPGTGTNGGIFYAINGTLIWALALENGEMAWDEWKKNTLARHAEIYPDKWFGIWSGPDAYHSVQSTQPGGTGVDFPVLNMHAHAWPLYASVKLLGAKFRRDGIHFKPDLPLDDYEFNTPLLGFKKTSAGYSGWYAPMTAGYWRIEITLPEKIFHRLKNLTVNGKQEALHSDDGWTSFGGSSSPNAPLRWDITFG; encoded by the coding sequence ATGAAACGCCGAACCTTCCTTGAGTTAGCTAGCCTGGGCCTGGCCAACACGCTCACTCCGCGAACTCTCGTGACGCAGGCAGCACCACACACTCGGCCGATCAGGCAGGATCAGCAGCAGACCGCAACTGAGGCCTATGGCTCGGGACACTTCGGCCGTTGGCAAACCGATGCCCACGGTCTCCCCGCCTACCGATATACCTGCAATCAACTCACTGACCCGCTCGCCGTATTGCCTGTCGATAAGGTTTGGCGCTCACCCACCGATCATATGCATCAGGTAGGCAACGACCGTCTCGTTGCCATCGCTTCCAACTACGGCCATGTGCAGGTTCGTCAGGATGAAGGCAGTCCAAAGTTCCTCAACGACTTCTGCCCGGAGGAAGATCGCTATGGAGCTGGAATCGGCTTCCTGGCAGACGATAATGGCTTCGTTCTCAGCACGTACTACACTGGCGCCGCCACAACCTTCGATCGCGTCTTCGGCATGGGCTACCTGCAGAAGCGCGTCGCGGCACACGCGTACGTTGTCGATCAGATCATCTTCGCTCCCTATGGCGATGACCCAGTCCTCATCTCTCAAGTCACCATCACAAACCAATCCGCCCAAACGGTCAGGCCTCGCTGGGTGGAGTATTGGGGTTGCCAAAACTACCAGTTCTCCTGGCGCTCGCTCATGGAGTCCGGCGTTCTCCCAGCGGCTCCAACAGCGGTCAAACGTCGTCGCGACTTTGCTGCTCGCTTCTCTCATCGCTTCCGCAAGCTACTCGGCAGCAAAGGGCTTCTTGAAACGCAGACCTTCCTCGGACGCACCCCCGAAGAGCAGCTTGCTTGGCAACAGACGCAGGAATCTCTCCGTGCGAAACCGACAGGGTTCTTCGGCGGCTCGACCGCTCCTCTAGCTGCCGGCACCGCAATGGAAGATCTCGCGCCGCCGCCCACCTTCCTGGTTTCACTCGATGCGCCAGCCGACTACTTTGCGACCAGCGGCAAACGATTCTTCGACGGCAGCATCGAGCATCCGCCTGGAATGACGGCATCCCTCGACAACGACCTGAGCGTGCAGGGACCTGAAAGCGCATTCTTGCTGGAGCGAAAACTCGTCTTGAAACCCGGCGAGAGCCGCACCCTAAGCTTCCTCTACGGCTATCTTCCTGAAGGCTTCTCCGCAGATGAACTCATCGCTAGGTACAGCGTTGAACCAGCATCACATTGGCCGCGATCCTGCGCTAAGTGGAAGTCGATTGCTCCCATCTTTCGCACGCCGGCTCACCCGTGGGTAGAACGCGAAGCTATGTGGAGCAGCTACTACCTGCGCAGCGGTCTGACCTACGACAGCTTCTTCCGTGAACACATTCTTTCTCAGGGGGCGAGCTACCAATATCTCGCCGGCCTGCAGGGCGCGGCTCGCGATCCGCTTCAGCACGTGCTGCCCTTCATCTTTACCGATCCTCATCTTGTCCGGTCGGTTCTCCGTTACACCCTCAAAGAGATCCAGTCCGACGGCTCCATCCCATACGCGATCGTCGGTCATGGTATCCCGATGCCATGCGTCTACCAGCCCAGCGACCTGCAGCTGTGGGTGCTCTGGGTGGCCAGCGAGTACGTGCTCGCAACTCGCGACCGGGAATTTCTCCAGGAGCGTATTCCGCTGTACCCACGCCACGATACGAGACCCGACGACCCCACGGTCCTCGACCTCCTGTCCCGTTGCTTTACGTACTTTACTTCCACAATTGGCGTCGGACGACATGGTTTACAACGCCTCTTCAACGGCGATTGGAATGACAGCATCGTGTACACCCATCTCACGCCAGAACAGAGGGAAGAAGTGGTTCCAATCGGCGAGAGCGTTCTAAACTCCGCGATGGCGGCCTACGTCCTCGACTACTATGCGGAGATGCTCGACGGCCTCGGCCACCACGAACCGGCCACCCTGGCCCGCGCAAAAGCAAAAGCTCAACGCGAAGCCGTAAGCGCCCAGTGGCATGACAGATGGTACCGCCGCGCGTGGCTCGATGAAAACCTCGGTTGGATGGGCGAAAAGCAAATGTGGCTGGAACCCCAGCCATGGGCTATGATCGGCGGCTGTGTGCCTAAAGAGAAGATCACAGCCCTGGTGACGACAATCGATGACTTGGTGCGCAAGCCTTCACCGATCGGCGCAATGTTGCTGAGTCAACCCGACCCGACCATGAAAGATGAGCCAGGTACCGGCACCAACGGAGGCATCTTCTACGCGATCAACGGGACCCTCATCTGGGCTCTCGCATTGGAAAACGGCGAGATGGCTTGGGACGAGTGGAAGAAGAACACCCTCGCTCGCCACGCCGAGATCTACCCGGACAAGTGGTTCGGCATCTGGAGCGGCCCCGATGCTTATCACTCAGTGCAATCCACGCAACCCGGCGGTACAGGAGTGGACTTTCCTGTCCTCAACATGCACGCACACGCGTGGCCTCTTTACGCATCCGTTAAGCTTCTTGGTGCCAAGTTTCGCCGGGACGGCATTCACTTCAAGCCAGATCTTCCTCTCGACGACTACGAGTTCAACACTCCCCTCCTGGGATTTAAAAAGACGTCCGCAGGATACTCCGGCTGGTATGCACCAATGACCGCCGGATACTGGCGCATCGAAATCACTTTGCCAGAGAAGATATTCCATCGCCTCAAGAACCTCACCGTAAACGGCAAGCAGGAAGCACTGCATTCGGACGATGGGTGGACCAGCTTTGGAGGCAGCAGTTCACCAAATGCACCGCTGCGATGGGATATTACCTTCGGCTAG
- a CDS encoding S41 family peptidase, with product MKSFFRLSLAFVIATTCYGQVDSSPVLKTGGLQEDVAVLRSAYEQLHPGLYRYNSKAEMDKDFATLSRQLDHDQSLQDAFLAFSEFAAKIRCGHTQANPFNQPKSLIETLFKSPTRLPFYFDWLDGHMIVMRDFTTDHLLPPGTEVTRINGVAASVILMRLLSVARADGANDSKRVAQLAVNGDSSYETFDLYYPMFFPQKMANDTLLIRKPMSQKVEQISVTPLTFEERIAPIKRREEQRKGGDGALFFWKYLSDGSGYLKMPTWALYDSKWNWKQWLNEHLDDAATRNASALILDLRGNEGGDDVGNEIIPHLIDQPITLSSMRRLVRYRKVPDELVPYLDTWDKSFRDWGNSAVDLPEAWPTAPTGVAYLKLARYDDDANGDIIKPASKRFHGKVFVLIDASNSSATFQFAQNIQSHHLGTLIGQPTGGSQRGINGGAFFFLRLAHSSIEMDLPLIGTFPPGPVPDAGVTPDILVKATASDIAIGHDVGLAAAMSAILK from the coding sequence ATGAAATCTTTCTTCAGACTTTCGCTGGCGTTCGTTATTGCTACGACCTGCTATGGGCAGGTTGACTCCTCTCCAGTATTGAAAACCGGCGGTCTGCAGGAAGATGTTGCCGTCCTGCGCAGCGCGTATGAGCAACTGCATCCGGGCCTCTACCGCTACAACAGCAAGGCGGAGATGGATAAGGATTTCGCAACACTCAGTCGCCAGTTGGATCACGACCAGAGTTTGCAGGACGCCTTCCTCGCCTTTTCGGAATTTGCCGCGAAAATCCGTTGTGGTCACACCCAAGCGAATCCATTCAATCAGCCGAAGTCGTTGATTGAGACTCTCTTCAAGAGCCCAACGCGGCTCCCGTTCTACTTCGATTGGCTTGATGGACATATGATCGTCATGCGAGACTTCACGACGGACCACCTTCTTCCTCCCGGCACCGAGGTAACCCGGATCAACGGTGTTGCCGCGTCGGTGATTCTTATGCGGCTCCTTAGCGTCGCACGTGCCGATGGAGCCAACGATAGCAAACGTGTCGCGCAGCTTGCCGTAAACGGCGACAGCAGCTACGAGACATTCGACCTGTACTACCCGATGTTCTTCCCGCAAAAGATGGCCAACGACACCTTGCTCATACGGAAACCGATGAGTCAAAAGGTCGAGCAGATTTCCGTTACTCCGTTGACCTTCGAAGAACGGATTGCCCCCATAAAGCGGCGCGAAGAACAACGCAAAGGCGGCGACGGAGCGTTGTTCTTCTGGAAATACCTGTCGGATGGAAGCGGATACCTCAAGATGCCAACGTGGGCACTTTATGACAGCAAGTGGAATTGGAAACAGTGGCTGAACGAGCATTTGGATGATGCTGCCACCCGCAACGCTTCCGCGCTCATACTTGACCTTCGCGGAAACGAAGGGGGAGACGATGTCGGTAACGAGATCATCCCGCATCTCATCGATCAGCCTATTACTCTCTCGTCCATGCGCCGCCTCGTCCGCTATCGCAAGGTTCCCGACGAGCTCGTTCCCTATCTAGACACCTGGGACAAAAGTTTTCGTGATTGGGGAAATTCCGCAGTTGATCTACCCGAAGCATGGCCGACTGCACCGACAGGCGTGGCGTACCTGAAGCTCGCTCGTTACGACGACGATGCCAACGGAGACATTATCAAGCCGGCAAGCAAGCGCTTCCATGGAAAAGTCTTCGTCTTAATCGACGCAAGCAATAGCTCCGCGACTTTTCAGTTCGCACAGAATATCCAGAGTCACCATCTTGGCACGCTCATCGGTCAGCCAACCGGCGGAAGCCAGCGAGGAATCAATGGCGGTGCTTTCTTCTTTCTGCGGCTTGCGCATTCAAGCATAGAGATGGACCTGCCGCTCATTGGCACATTTCCTCCCGGTCCAGTGCCGGACGCCGGGGTGACTCCGGACATCCTGGTTAAGGCAACGGCGTCGGACATCGCCATTGGACACGATGTAGGATTGGCAGCTGCCATGTCTGCAATTCTAAAATAG
- a CDS encoding GH92 family glycosyl hydrolase: MRRTTKIWSHTAGALLIFLTLWLDTSCAQDASSTAQPVASVHPLIGTGGDPENGANLYPGAVRPFGMVQLSPDTEDHGYGYHTVQSWIKGFSMTHMSGVGCANQGDVFFTATTGPIATQVADYQTPYSHNSESASPGYYQVQLLQWGIRAELSATERTGIARFTFPAHQVSNILVPISHTLNHTAAASVRVVGDRRIEGFVENHLFCNRTPTYKVYFVMVFDRPFTSFGTWFGKWVDDQDRGGTVAPGTRSAEQTSHEQSTGAYANWATEDHEQAVTAKIGISYVDVAGADKNLQSEAAGSDFTSIHQAATSEWNKELSNIEVSDGSAKNHTVFYTALYHSLLMPSLFDDADGRYLGFDGKIHTIPPGHHVYTNFSGWDIYRSEVPLLAIVEPQRLQDMAQSVVLMYQQGGWIDRWPQINLYTEDMVGSPLSIALATAYLDGLHSFDIHTAWEAMQKDATEAPPPGHPYVGEEGIDWINKLQYLPADKVTYGSVAMTQEYSLAYASLSRLAVALGKTTDAQRLYDRALNYRNLFDLEDKFFRPRNADGTWVQGFNPAQDSHGFVEGTGWHYRSFAPADLGWLVKAFGQERFNAAMTEFFNYPSPGWYGQYYNPYNETDIQAPFVFNFSGQPWKSQQVVRRVLKENYTDAPDGVPGNDDCGAMSSWAVLSMLGIYSVDPSSLAYELVSPVFSKAVVHLHSPYPGKAFTITTSEHPDTTPYIQNVTLNGREHSQNWIAFHNITDGGTLHFDLGAVPNRHWGAAPEDAPPSLSDAPPVTR; the protein is encoded by the coding sequence ATGCGAAGAACGACGAAAATTTGGTCGCACACGGCCGGGGCGCTTCTTATCTTCCTGACACTGTGGTTGGACACATCGTGTGCGCAAGACGCGTCTTCGACCGCGCAACCTGTGGCCAGCGTCCATCCGCTGATCGGCACTGGCGGCGATCCGGAGAACGGCGCAAATCTCTACCCCGGAGCCGTCAGACCCTTCGGCATGGTTCAGCTCAGCCCAGATACAGAAGATCACGGCTATGGCTATCACACCGTTCAAAGTTGGATTAAAGGCTTCAGCATGACCCACATGAGCGGGGTCGGCTGCGCGAACCAGGGCGACGTATTCTTTACCGCGACCACCGGCCCTATCGCCACGCAGGTCGCAGACTATCAAACACCTTACTCGCACAACTCAGAAAGCGCGTCCCCCGGCTACTACCAGGTCCAGCTTCTGCAATGGGGCATCCGCGCCGAGCTCAGCGCTACGGAACGAACCGGCATCGCGCGATTCACCTTCCCTGCCCATCAGGTCTCCAATATCTTGGTGCCCATCAGCCATACGCTGAACCACACGGCTGCAGCATCCGTCCGCGTCGTCGGCGACCGCCGCATTGAAGGCTTTGTCGAGAACCACCTCTTCTGCAACAGGACACCGACCTACAAGGTGTACTTCGTTATGGTCTTCGACAGGCCATTCACTTCGTTCGGCACCTGGTTCGGCAAGTGGGTCGACGACCAGGATCGCGGTGGCACTGTCGCCCCCGGCACACGTTCAGCCGAGCAGACCAGCCACGAGCAATCAACTGGCGCCTACGCGAATTGGGCGACGGAAGATCATGAGCAGGCAGTTACGGCCAAGATTGGCATCTCGTATGTCGATGTCGCAGGCGCGGACAAGAATCTACAGTCCGAAGCTGCCGGCAGCGACTTCACCAGCATCCACCAAGCCGCTACGAGTGAATGGAACAAAGAGCTAAGCAACATTGAAGTCTCGGACGGCTCCGCAAAAAATCACACGGTCTTCTATACCGCGCTCTATCACAGCCTCCTCATGCCCTCGCTCTTCGACGACGCAGATGGCCGCTATCTCGGCTTCGATGGAAAGATCCATACCATTCCCCCCGGTCACCATGTCTACACAAATTTTTCCGGTTGGGACATCTACCGCAGTGAGGTTCCTCTGCTTGCCATAGTCGAGCCGCAGCGCCTGCAAGACATGGCGCAGTCTGTCGTCTTGATGTACCAGCAAGGTGGCTGGATCGATCGCTGGCCGCAGATCAATCTCTACACAGAAGATATGGTTGGCAGCCCGCTCTCCATCGCACTCGCAACGGCGTACCTTGACGGACTTCACAGCTTTGACATCCATACCGCCTGGGAAGCCATGCAGAAGGATGCCACCGAGGCTCCTCCGCCCGGCCATCCCTACGTCGGAGAAGAAGGCATCGACTGGATCAACAAGCTCCAATATCTTCCTGCCGACAAGGTGACGTACGGCTCGGTTGCGATGACCCAAGAATACTCGCTCGCCTACGCGTCCCTATCCCGTCTCGCGGTCGCGCTCGGAAAAACCACTGACGCTCAGCGCCTGTACGACCGCGCGCTCAACTATCGCAACCTCTTCGATCTCGAAGACAAGTTCTTCCGCCCACGCAATGCCGATGGTACCTGGGTGCAAGGATTCAATCCTGCGCAAGATAGTCATGGATTCGTCGAAGGCACCGGCTGGCACTATCGCTCGTTCGCTCCTGCCGACCTCGGCTGGTTGGTGAAGGCCTTCGGACAAGAACGATTCAACGCAGCGATGACGGAATTCTTCAACTATCCCTCGCCCGGATGGTATGGGCAGTACTACAACCCCTACAACGAAACCGACATTCAGGCGCCGTTCGTCTTCAACTTTTCCGGCCAGCCGTGGAAGTCACAACAGGTGGTTCGACGAGTCCTGAAGGAAAACTACACGGACGCTCCTGACGGCGTCCCCGGCAACGACGATTGCGGAGCCATGTCGTCATGGGCTGTCCTCAGTATGTTGGGCATCTACAGCGTGGACCCGTCAAGCCTCGCCTATGAGCTGGTTAGCCCGGTCTTTTCGAAAGCCGTCGTGCATCTGCATTCACCCTATCCGGGAAAGGCCTTCACCATCACAACCAGTGAACATCCTGACACCACGCCATACATTCAGAATGTCACACTGAATGGTCGCGAACACTCCCAAAACTGGATCGCCTTTCACAACATCACAGACGGCGGCACGTTGCACTTCGACCTTGGCGCTGTTCCCAATCGGCACTGGGGTGCGGCTCCTGAAGACGCACCTCCCTCGCTCAGCGACGCGCCGCCCGTAACCCGGTAG
- a CDS encoding carbon-nitrogen hydrolase family protein, whose amino-acid sequence MNEKTIATIALRDHCFADLQAVLREAAHWVEAASLQGADLAVLPETINLLHQSARDAPLEHSALDDWRSETAMLREGAAKHRISLVLPLLVRDGTTLANRFYLLSRDGAEVGFYQKQVPATGERLAGVQPASNTPLRWEGLTLGGGICIDVYFPHSVFDPQMEAGADLFVIPSMTPAGAFLDSCAVLYGVPFVLAYSPWSRILDRDGKELAAGGLRSETLRAGFGTPLQQACINFNAVSLFADFNGEKIQALQRHYGPKVRVRFEQSNCLFFVESRSVDLSIGEIMREFGLVSRRDYFAQLDPEVTTRSSAKNTL is encoded by the coding sequence ATGAACGAGAAGACGATTGCAACAATCGCGCTCAGGGACCACTGCTTCGCGGATTTGCAGGCAGTGCTTCGCGAGGCGGCCCACTGGGTTGAAGCCGCCTCCCTACAGGGCGCGGACCTCGCCGTCCTGCCTGAGACGATCAACCTGCTGCATCAATCGGCACGCGACGCTCCCCTTGAACATTCCGCTCTGGATGACTGGCGAAGTGAGACAGCCATGCTCCGCGAAGGCGCGGCCAAACATCGGATATCGCTTGTGCTTCCACTGCTCGTGCGCGATGGGACAACTCTTGCCAACCGATTTTATTTGCTCTCACGTGACGGAGCTGAGGTCGGTTTCTATCAAAAGCAGGTTCCCGCCACGGGCGAGCGCCTTGCCGGAGTTCAACCCGCAAGCAACACGCCGCTTCGTTGGGAGGGTCTCACGTTGGGCGGAGGCATCTGCATTGATGTCTACTTCCCCCACAGCGTCTTCGATCCGCAAATGGAGGCTGGAGCGGATCTTTTTGTCATCCCAAGCATGACACCGGCCGGAGCGTTCCTCGATTCTTGCGCAGTTCTGTATGGCGTTCCGTTCGTGCTTGCCTACTCTCCTTGGAGTCGCATCCTTGATCGTGATGGCAAGGAACTCGCGGCGGGCGGCTTACGTTCGGAGACGTTGCGCGCCGGCTTTGGTACGCCGCTGCAGCAGGCGTGCATCAACTTCAATGCGGTAAGCCTCTTCGCGGACTTCAATGGCGAAAAGATCCAGGCTCTGCAGCGGCATTACGGTCCCAAAGTCCGCGTTCGTTTCGAACAGTCCAACTGCCTTTTCTTTGTAGAGTCGCGCTCAGTCGACCTTTCCATCGGCGAAATTATGCGAGAGTTTGGTCTTGTCTCGCGCCGAGACTACTTCGCTCAACTTGACCCTGAAGTCACTACACGCTCCTCTGCCAAAAACACTCTTTGA
- a CDS encoding NAD-dependent epimerase/dehydratase family protein, protein MLTQPNAADIAFAQRLEGDTIVLGAGGKMGPTLAKRLHLALREAGRNARVLAASRFESASAVAELRDAGVETVSCDFLDSAKVQALPRVPNVLFLAGRKFGSAGDPDLTWAMNTIVPAHVAEQYRDSRIVAFSTGNVYPFVTPEQGGCVETDAPAPRGEYAQSCLGRERVFEYYSKHYQTPYLLFRLNYAIDLRYGVLVDIAQQVYAGRPVNLSVPAVNVLWQGDANSYAMRSLELCTSPARSLNVTGPETIQVRRAAEFFAKRFDREAIFNGESSGTALLNNASACHAALGYPEVTADQLMEAVATWVESGGTTLNKATKFQVTDGKF, encoded by the coding sequence TTGCTGACACAGCCGAACGCCGCGGACATCGCGTTTGCTCAACGGCTTGAGGGAGACACGATCGTCTTGGGGGCTGGCGGAAAGATGGGTCCCACTCTCGCCAAGCGTCTCCACTTGGCCCTGCGTGAAGCAGGCCGCAACGCGCGTGTCCTGGCTGCCTCACGCTTCGAGTCTGCCAGCGCCGTCGCGGAACTTCGCGATGCGGGCGTCGAGACCGTTAGCTGCGACTTTCTTGACAGCGCTAAAGTTCAAGCACTTCCGCGCGTGCCGAATGTGCTGTTTCTGGCTGGCCGAAAGTTCGGCTCCGCTGGTGATCCGGATCTTACATGGGCCATGAACACCATCGTTCCTGCCCACGTGGCCGAGCAATACCGCGATTCGCGCATCGTCGCATTCTCTACCGGAAACGTTTATCCATTCGTCACGCCGGAGCAAGGCGGCTGCGTGGAAACCGATGCACCGGCACCGCGAGGGGAATACGCTCAGTCGTGTCTTGGCCGCGAGCGTGTCTTCGAGTATTACTCCAAACATTATCAAACGCCTTATCTCCTCTTCCGGCTTAATTATGCAATCGATCTGCGATACGGCGTGCTGGTCGATATAGCGCAGCAGGTCTACGCTGGGAGACCGGTGAATCTCTCTGTGCCCGCGGTGAATGTGCTTTGGCAGGGCGATGCGAACTCCTACGCAATGCGTTCGCTGGAGCTTTGTACATCCCCGGCACGCAGTCTCAACGTGACCGGACCTGAAACGATCCAGGTTCGTCGAGCGGCGGAGTTCTTCGCAAAGCGCTTCGATCGCGAGGCGATCTTCAACGGCGAGTCGTCGGGGACCGCGCTGCTCAACAACGCAAGCGCCTGTCATGCAGCACTTGGATATCCCGAAGTGACAGCGGATCAGCTCATGGAGGCGGTCGCTACGTGGGTGGAGTCCGGGGGCACGACTTTGAATAAAGCAACCAAGTTTCAAGTTACGGATGGAAAGTTCTGA
- a CDS encoding Gfo/Idh/MocA family oxidoreductase — MKPLAENRPLNVAVIGCGSVARAQHIPNIVQSPRMVLHTCVDLDDAVLAECQDVFGALHIRKDFEGAINDPEVDMICLATTEKLRLPVIALAAKAGKAVYVEKPLAATLEEMREIQRVVTSAGIPFCVGHNRRASPAMLDAQQIFRQHMTHPQPCPWRWRRAGDHLPALPDDGVPSVSVRINDDWYSWKGWVFDKSQAPHGPMLFEMTHFTDVCNWFLAEEPVEVTAVATGMLNLAVIVRYQSGALATIVLGNNGTMGYCKELYEFLGNGAYLAVDHMLEVRTVGIGGAAARTTYPMVHDRHPQIGVEGGVPGWLAKKRAACEEATTHNDPVLQFTAEPDKGHAHALERFVDQILGIGPEVCGVDAAVLATRVAFAAIQSARERRPVALAEVGL; from the coding sequence GTGAAACCCCTCGCTGAAAATCGGCCTCTGAACGTTGCAGTCATCGGTTGTGGCTCCGTCGCTCGTGCGCAACATATCCCTAACATTGTTCAATCTCCAAGAATGGTTTTACATACCTGCGTCGATCTCGATGACGCAGTCCTTGCTGAGTGCCAGGACGTCTTTGGTGCGCTGCATATCCGCAAAGACTTCGAAGGAGCGATCAACGATCCTGAGGTTGACATGATCTGCCTCGCAACCACGGAGAAGCTTCGGCTACCCGTGATCGCTCTCGCCGCGAAGGCCGGCAAGGCTGTCTACGTCGAGAAGCCGCTGGCGGCAACCCTCGAAGAAATGCGCGAGATTCAGCGCGTGGTGACCAGTGCGGGCATACCGTTTTGCGTAGGCCACAATCGCCGCGCCAGTCCCGCAATGCTCGATGCGCAACAAATTTTTCGCCAGCACATGACCCATCCGCAACCATGCCCCTGGCGCTGGCGGCGCGCAGGCGACCATCTTCCAGCTCTTCCCGACGACGGGGTTCCATCCGTTTCCGTACGCATCAACGACGACTGGTACAGCTGGAAGGGTTGGGTCTTCGACAAGTCCCAGGCACCTCACGGCCCCATGCTCTTCGAGATGACGCACTTCACCGACGTCTGCAACTGGTTCCTTGCGGAAGAGCCCGTGGAGGTAACCGCTGTCGCAACGGGAATGCTCAACCTGGCCGTCATCGTCCGCTATCAGAGTGGCGCGCTGGCAACGATCGTACTCGGCAACAACGGCACCATGGGCTATTGCAAAGAGCTGTATGAGTTCCTGGGGAATGGCGCCTATCTTGCCGTCGATCACATGCTGGAAGTGCGCACAGTTGGAATCGGAGGCGCGGCAGCAAGAACAACCTACCCCATGGTGCACGACCGTCATCCGCAGATCGGTGTAGAGGGAGGCGTCCCAGGTTGGCTCGCCAAGAAGCGTGCCGCGTGCGAAGAAGCAACCACGCATAACGATCCTGTCCTTCAGTTCACGGCTGAACCCGACAAGGGACATGCCCACGCGCTGGAGCGGTTCGTCGATCAGATACTGGGCATTGGCCCCGAAGTCTGCGGCGTCGACGCGGCCGTGCTAGCGACTCGTGTTGCGTTTGCTGCTATCCAGTCGGCACGCGAAAGGAGACCTGTTGCGCTTGCAGAAGTTGGGTTGTGA